Proteins from a single region of Runella sp. SP2:
- a CDS encoding cytochrome P450, protein MPVLPTYKPSKIPLTIPLRFAKDPLSFIRSGFSACGDTFRLQLFRDIIFSRDPAFFRHVLQQNHRGYAKGKAFTELSKVLGKGLLTSEGDFWLRQRRLIQPVFHRERMLGLYQIMAELTAQFVKDFEANRNQSAIDLDEKMMAITADIALRTLFTTITNEDKATIYQQINRTQEFIIANIRKPFLKPWMAINGANRRFRADLSYFNRLIFDIIEQRRASSQPQDDLLQMLLDCTDEETGQQMNDQQVRDEAITMFAAGHETSANGLNWLLLELSKHPEVVQKIREECSIFDTVPTWEQLLQLTYTRQVVEEGLRLFPPAWAVAREAIADDVIEGFEIRKGTIVFLPMYELHRNPEFWHQPLSFDPSHFAPENVKNRPKFAYLPFGAGPRICIGQQFALIEMQLILASLLKRFTFIPDDTHNPKMFPLITLKPMNGIKVWVK, encoded by the coding sequence ATGCCTGTACTCCCAACATATAAACCCAGCAAAATCCCGCTAACGATACCACTTCGATTTGCCAAAGACCCGCTTTCATTTATCAGAAGTGGTTTTTCAGCCTGTGGTGATACCTTTCGGTTGCAGCTGTTTAGAGACATCATTTTTTCGCGTGACCCCGCTTTCTTTCGGCACGTTCTTCAGCAAAACCACCGTGGTTATGCCAAAGGGAAAGCATTTACGGAACTAAGCAAAGTACTCGGAAAAGGGTTGCTAACCAGTGAAGGAGACTTTTGGCTGCGGCAACGGCGTCTGATTCAACCCGTTTTTCACCGTGAACGCATGCTGGGGTTGTATCAAATCATGGCAGAATTAACCGCTCAGTTTGTCAAAGATTTTGAAGCGAACCGAAACCAATCAGCCATCGACCTCGACGAAAAAATGATGGCCATCACTGCTGACATTGCGCTCAGAACCTTGTTTACCACCATTACCAACGAAGATAAAGCAACGATTTATCAGCAAATCAACCGTACCCAAGAATTTATCATTGCCAATATTCGGAAGCCTTTTCTCAAGCCTTGGATGGCCATTAACGGCGCTAATCGTCGTTTTCGGGCTGATTTGAGCTATTTTAATCGCCTCATTTTTGATATAATTGAACAACGCCGTGCTTCGAGTCAGCCGCAAGATGACCTTTTACAAATGCTCCTCGACTGTACCGACGAAGAAACGGGTCAGCAAATGAACGACCAGCAAGTTCGGGATGAAGCAATTACGATGTTTGCCGCAGGGCATGAGACTTCCGCCAACGGCCTCAATTGGTTGTTGTTGGAGCTATCGAAACATCCAGAGGTGGTTCAAAAAATCCGTGAAGAATGTTCAATTTTTGACACTGTTCCGACTTGGGAACAACTTTTGCAACTCACTTATACTCGTCAGGTGGTGGAAGAAGGTTTGCGGTTATTCCCACCCGCTTGGGCTGTTGCTCGCGAAGCCATCGCTGATGATGTAATTGAGGGTTTTGAAATTCGGAAAGGTACCATTGTATTTTTACCCATGTATGAGCTTCACCGTAACCCCGAATTTTGGCACCAACCACTTTCCTTTGACCCCTCTCATTTCGCCCCTGAAAACGTCAAAAATCGCCCCAAATTTGCGTATTTACCCTTTGGCGCGGGGCCACGCATCTGTATTGGTCAGCAATTTGCCCTCATCGAAATGCAACTGATTTTAGCATCCTTACTCAAACGATTCACGTTCATACCCGACGACACCCACAACCCCAAAATGTTTCCATTGATTACGCTCAAGCCCATGAATGGAATCAAAGTTTGGGTAAAATAA
- a CDS encoding SDR family oxidoreductase — protein sequence MKKTILITGASSGIGKATVQYFAQQGWNVAATMRSPQKETELTKLPNVRLYALDVTNTASIQQALKGAIADFGGIDVIVNNAGYGAVGIFEKSTPEQVQKQFDTNVFGVMNVVREILPYFRKKRAGTIINVTSMGGRITFPIYSVYHGTKWAIEGWAEALQYELRPFNIRVKNVEPGAIKTEFLETSMVLFDQKGFDEYDTYEKVTFKNGADAYVNAPGPETVAKTIFKAANDSSYKLRYPSSNQSSMLLFLRWLLPTSAFNGIVRVIVEKGFK from the coding sequence ATGAAAAAGACCATATTAATCACAGGAGCTTCTTCAGGAATTGGAAAAGCCACTGTACAGTATTTTGCCCAACAAGGCTGGAACGTAGCTGCCACTATGCGTAGCCCTCAAAAGGAAACCGAACTCACTAAGTTACCCAATGTCCGATTGTATGCTCTTGATGTTACCAATACCGCGAGTATTCAACAAGCCCTCAAAGGAGCTATCGCCGATTTTGGTGGAATTGATGTTATCGTAAACAATGCAGGGTACGGAGCGGTAGGAATTTTTGAAAAATCGACGCCCGAACAGGTGCAAAAACAGTTTGATACCAATGTGTTCGGGGTTATGAATGTCGTTCGGGAGATTTTACCCTATTTCCGAAAAAAACGGGCTGGAACTATCATCAACGTCACCTCTATGGGTGGGCGAATTACGTTCCCGATTTACAGCGTTTATCACGGCACCAAATGGGCCATTGAAGGGTGGGCCGAAGCCTTGCAATATGAGCTTCGCCCGTTTAATATCCGAGTAAAAAATGTTGAACCTGGCGCTATCAAAACTGAGTTTTTAGAAACGTCTATGGTCTTGTTTGACCAAAAAGGATTTGACGAATATGATACCTACGAAAAAGTTACGTTTAAGAATGGTGCCGACGCCTATGTCAACGCTCCAGGCCCAGAGACAGTTGCTAAGACGATTTTTAAAGCCGCCAACGACTCATCATACAAACTTCGCTATCCTTCTAGTAATCAATCCTCTATGCTACTTTTCTTGCGATGGTTGCTTCCCACAAGTGCCTTCAATGGTATTGTAAGAGTGATTGTTGAGAAGGGGTTTAAATAA
- a CDS encoding 1-acyl-sn-glycerol-3-phosphate acyltransferase: MLLYTFLKCILKVALRIFFRRFQVDGLDKLHRAKGPLILAVNHPNTFMDPLIIATLVRQRVAFIANGSIFNRFTTPIFRYFHVIPVYRKKDTATSTLSPAELNKRTFQRCYDYLETKGTILIFPEGTSEIERRLREIKTGTARIALGAEAEHGFNLGVQILPIGLNYSDPTHFRSEVFVNVGEPIHVRDFKESYRPDSFEAVETLTDLIQQRLTETVIITEDAEEDSLVLQVEKLYKNQLFDELQLNQKVKKDEFGLIKQLITAVRFFETQHPDRLKSLQVRMTNYLESLQKLHLSDRIFTQTKRLYNHLSSTLLTLLLGLPLYLIGLITNYIPYILPSKIARLISSDISYRAPIMMTVGILLFPIFYSFEAFIVHSLFQQRWVTLVFVVSLPLLGYFVLWYWDRLTRLTHLWQALRLFRQKPSLMESLTSERAKIFKALEEAKTLYLTTIKR, from the coding sequence ATGCTTTTGTACACCTTTTTAAAATGTATCCTTAAAGTCGCTCTTAGAATATTTTTTCGACGGTTTCAGGTGGATGGACTTGATAAGTTGCATCGGGCGAAAGGGCCACTTATTTTGGCCGTAAACCACCCAAACACCTTCATGGATCCGCTCATTATCGCTACGTTGGTGCGGCAACGGGTCGCCTTTATTGCCAATGGCAGCATCTTCAATCGGTTTACGACCCCCATTTTTAGGTACTTTCATGTCATACCTGTGTATCGAAAAAAGGACACAGCGACCAGCACACTTTCGCCCGCCGAACTCAACAAGCGAACTTTTCAGCGCTGTTATGATTATTTAGAAACCAAAGGAACTATTTTGATTTTTCCCGAGGGAACAAGCGAAATTGAGCGACGTTTGAGAGAGATAAAAACAGGAACGGCCCGCATTGCCCTTGGTGCTGAGGCTGAACACGGGTTTAATTTAGGGGTTCAAATTTTACCCATCGGTCTCAATTATTCTGACCCAACGCACTTTCGGTCGGAGGTTTTTGTCAACGTAGGAGAGCCCATTCACGTTCGTGATTTTAAGGAAAGTTACCGTCCCGATTCGTTTGAAGCCGTTGAAACCCTGACCGATTTGATTCAGCAACGACTTACAGAAACCGTCATTATCACCGAAGATGCCGAAGAGGATAGCTTGGTATTGCAGGTAGAAAAACTGTACAAAAACCAGCTTTTTGATGAACTTCAACTCAACCAAAAAGTAAAAAAAGACGAATTTGGGCTCATTAAACAGCTGATTACCGCTGTTCGATTTTTTGAAACACAGCATCCTGACAGGCTAAAATCACTGCAAGTGAGAATGACAAATTATTTAGAATCACTTCAAAAACTTCACCTTTCTGACCGAATTTTCACCCAAACCAAACGACTGTATAACCACCTGAGCAGCACACTTTTAACGCTTTTACTTGGCCTTCCTTTGTATTTAATTGGCCTCATTACCAACTATATACCCTATATTTTACCTTCAAAGATTGCACGCCTGATTTCGTCAGACATTAGCTATCGCGCCCCAATCATGATGACCGTTGGGATTTTACTTTTCCCGATTTTTTATAGTTTTGAAGCATTTATTGTCCACTCCCTATTTCAGCAGCGCTGGGTTACCCTCGTTTTTGTCGTATCGCTACCTCTCCTTGGTTATTTTGTGCTTTGGTATTGGGATCGTCTTACTCGACTTACTCACCTTTGGCAAGCCCTTCGATTGTTTCGACAAAAGCCCAGTTTAATGGAGTCGCTCACGAGTGAACGTGCTAAAATCTTTAAGGCATTGGAAGAAGCCAAAACACTCTATTTAACTACCATTAAACGCTAA
- a CDS encoding metallophosphoesterase, with translation MKRRNILKSGMALLSVSRLKVPNIASEQNRGSFALDGNVVRFYHSAIKERFNITMLADTHLFKDDERGVPFQQFSGRMAKAYNQTIHFQTGTPTNPEESFRKTLEIAKQDQSKLVALIGDIFSFPSEAAVEWVASQLKEAQLPHLYVTGNHDWHYEGMEGSSHSLRDIWIQKRLRPMYQNNHPLMSTREINGIRFLALDNSTYQITPEQLAFFRKEVVTQQPIVLMVHIPLYAPERSLGFGCGHPKWNAQNDKNYQLERRERWPETGHSQTTLQFHKEVFSCPNLLGILAGHTHKPTLDIVNGIPQVITPPNAAGGYLKVELVPMS, from the coding sequence ATGAAGAGAAGAAATATCCTAAAAAGCGGAATGGCACTCCTAAGCGTGTCAAGATTGAAAGTTCCGAACATCGCTTCCGAGCAAAATCGGGGCAGTTTTGCGCTCGATGGAAACGTAGTGCGCTTTTACCACTCAGCCATCAAAGAACGTTTTAACATAACGATGCTGGCGGATACGCACTTGTTTAAAGACGATGAGCGCGGCGTTCCTTTTCAGCAATTCAGCGGAAGAATGGCCAAAGCCTACAACCAAACCATTCATTTTCAAACAGGAACACCTACAAACCCAGAGGAGAGCTTTCGGAAAACGCTTGAAATAGCCAAACAAGATCAATCCAAATTGGTCGCTTTAATTGGTGACATTTTCAGTTTTCCTTCGGAGGCTGCCGTAGAATGGGTGGCGTCTCAGCTAAAGGAAGCGCAACTTCCCCACCTCTACGTGACAGGAAACCACGATTGGCATTACGAAGGTATGGAAGGCTCAAGTCATTCGTTGAGAGATATTTGGATACAAAAAAGACTTCGACCAATGTACCAAAATAACCATCCTTTGATGAGCACTCGCGAAATCAATGGCATCCGATTTCTGGCACTTGATAATTCTACGTACCAAATTACCCCTGAACAGTTGGCTTTTTTTCGAAAAGAGGTTGTTACCCAACAACCAATTGTACTCATGGTTCACATCCCACTTTATGCCCCCGAACGCTCTTTAGGATTTGGCTGCGGGCACCCAAAATGGAACGCCCAAAACGACAAGAATTACCAACTCGAACGCCGCGAGCGCTGGCCTGAAACGGGTCATTCTCAGACTACCTTGCAATTCCACAAAGAAGTGTTCTCTTGTCCCAATTTGCTTGGTATTTTGGCAGGACATACGCACAAGCCAACCCTCGACATTGTGAATGGCATTCCTCAAGTCATCACTCCGCCCAATGCAGCGGGTGGGTATTTGAAGGTGGAGTTGGTTCCAATGAGCTGA